The DNA segment GAAATCGGTAAAACCCTGAGCAATCGCGATGTTTCGCAACTTGCCGGTATCGGTAACGCGGGAAAGCAGCACCTGGTGCTGATAGCGACGACGGAGGACTTTTTTCACTCGCCCGACCACGCCTGCCGCGCTGTTGTGCTGTTTCATCTGTAAAAAAAGCGGATCGCCCATCACCGGGCGATTCAAAAGCCAGGACGAACTCACCGGGTAGCGGCTCATGACATCCACTTCCGCGTCAGGTTCGAGGCGATGAATGGCGTCCAGCAGACCGCGTAAAATCGCACTGTCGCCACGGTTGCCGCAGGTATGGTTGCCCAGAATCAATAATTTCATTTCACCCTCTTAAAATCGTTGCCGGATGGTGGCTGTTGCCTTATCCGGCCTACAGGTCATTGACTTCGTAGGCCGGATAAGACGTGTAACCGTCGCCATCCGGCAAAACTTATCCTGCACGAAGCAAGGTTTTCATTTTTTCGCTGCGACAAAACTGGCGCTTCATCTCCACGACAAGTGGGTGTCGCGAAAGTACAAGCATCACCGCGAACGCCAGCGCACCGGCGACAATTTGCGTCGCCAACAGCACGCTCAGTGACAGATGTCCCTGCAGCGCAATACCCAGCCCATAACTCACTGCCAGCGTCGGCAATGAGAGATAGAACGGCAGCCACAGACTCAGAATGTACTGACGATAGCTGGAGCCCAGCACCGGTTTGATCATGACGAAGTAGCTCAGAATCGTGTTGATGATTTGCACCAGCAGGAAGCCCAGCGTCACGCCAATTGCGCCCGCCATCTGCCCGCCGACAATAATCGCCGGGATGAACAGGAACGTTTTAAAGACATTGAATTTAAAGCTGATGTCCACGCGCGCTTTCGCCATCAACAGCGAGCCAATCGGATTGCCGACCGAGCGCAGCAGCCCCACCACGCACAGCAGTTGCAGCACAGGAATAATGCTGTTCCACTTCTCGCCAAAGACCAGTGGCACAAAATTATTGGCAACCACCATCAGGCCAAGCAGCGCCGGGAAGTTAATGATCCCCACCACGGAAAGCAGCTTGTAGAAATTCACGCGCAGCTTCTGGGTGTCGTCCTGAATTTTGGCAAACGCCGGAAACAGCACGCGGGTGATGATGGGGTTAAGCTTCATCGGCGGCACCACCGCCACGTTGTACGCCAGGTTATAGCCCCCTGCGACGCCGGCCCCGAGAATGCGCGCCAGCACCAGCGTGGAAAGGTTGGTATTGACGTAGTTGATGATGCTGTCCGCTGTCAGCCACGCGCCAAAGCGCAAATTGGACGAGACGGACGCCAACGAAAAGTGCAGACCTGGACGGTAAATCTTGCGACCAAAATAGCCAAACAACAGCGTGCGCACCGCGCTGTTTACCAGGTAGCCAAGAATGGCGGTCATGGCCAGCGGCCAGAAATGCGCGCTGACAACGGTAAACGTAAAGCCCGCCAGTACGGAACTGGTTTCAATCATCCCAATCTTGTTGAACTCCAGCTCTTTCTGCATCAGCGCGCGAAACTGCTGCCCGTGCGGGATCACCACAAACGCCAGCGACAGCGTTTTAATCAGCGGCGCCAGATCCGGGTTATGCAGCACATTGCCAATCACATCGCTAAGCAGGAAGACCGCCACACAGACGATGATTCCCAACCCGACGTTCAGCCAGTACAGCGTGGTCAGCTCAAGATGGCTTATCTCCTTGCGCTGAATAATAGAGTTGGCAATACCGAAGTCAGACAATGTATCGGCCAGCGCAATGATCACCAGCGATACGGTCAGCAGGCCGAACTGGTGGTTATCGACGATCCGCGCCAATACCGTCATCTGGATAAGCCCAAGACTGATAATGATCACCGTGGCAATAGCCGACCACTTCGCGCCGCTGATGGTTTTTTCACGTAAGCTCATGACCGTTCCTCAGTACGCCGCTTTGTTAACAAAGCCCTTGAACACCGTCAGAAAAACGATCTTGATGTCGAACCACACGCTCCACTCGCGGATGTACTCCAGATCGTACTCCACGCGTTTTTCCATTTTCTCCAGCGTGTCGGTCTCACCACGCCAGCCGTTGATTTGCGCCCAACCGGTGATCCCCGGCTTGACCTTATGACGCAGCATGTAGCCTTCAATCAGTTGACGATACTGTTCGTTATGCGCCACCGCATGCGGGCGCGGCCCGACGATAGACATCCCACCGGTCAGCACATTAATAAACTGCGGCAGTTCATCCAGCGAGGTACGACGCAGGAAATTCCCCACTCGGGTAACGCGCGGATCGTTCTGCGTCGCCTGTGTGACGACCTTGTCGTTTTCCATCACCTTCATTGAGCGGAATTTCCATACTTTGATCGGTTTACCGTCCATGCCATAACGGGTCTGACGGAAGATGATCGGCCCCGGCGAACTCAGCTTCACCGCCAGCGCAATGCAGCACAGCACCGGGGAGATCAGCAGCAGGATCAGCGACGCCAGCACGATATCTTCCGCACGCTTAAGCAGGCGGTTGATACCCGACAGCGGCGTGTCATACAGCGGTACCACCGGCACGCCGCTCACCTCTTCGATGCGGGAATGCAGAATGTTAAAGGTAAACACGTCCGGAATGAGGATCACCGAACAGGTGGTATCCGCCAGTTCGCGCACCAGTTTTTTCACCCGCGCACCGTCGCACATCGACATGGCGATATAAACGTTATGAATGCGTGAGGCTTTGGCATCTTCAACCAGCTGATCTAAGTTCCCTGCCCAGTCTGACGTCACGCCACCCGGTTTCGGGTCGTGATAGATGCCGACCACTTCAAATCCCAGCCACGGTTCATTGCGAAAGCTGTCGAGCAACGACTGCCCGGCAGGCAGATCGCCCGCGACCGCCACCCGGCGCGTGTTATAGCCACGATGGCGCAGCCAGCCTGCGCCGTAGCGAATAAATGATCGACAAAAGACAAGCCCGACGCTGGTCAGCAGATACCACGCCAGCCAGATGGCGAGACGGTTATCAAAATCGGCATTAAACGCGACCAGACCGGCGCTGAAGACGAGGCTCAGCGTCCAGTTTTGCAGCAGGAGAGTCAGTTCAGTGGAAATTTTGACGCCGCGCCATGAGCGATAGAAATCGGTTATGCCACCCAGCATCTGAAAAACAACCAACGTGATCAGCGCCACCAACAGGTGCATATACAGGAAAGGCAATCCGCTGATTTCGCAGACAACCCACAGCCCGCCAAACATGATGGTGATATCTGAAAAGCGTTGCACCATAGAGATTAACGATGCATTGGTTTTGGCCCGTTCGCGCTTTTTTAGATTTGTCATCGTTGTTCCTGTTATTAGCCCCCTACCCGCTGGCGGGTAAGGGAAGATCTGACCTTACTGATTCAGTAACGCCAGCAGAGTGCGCGTTCGCGCTTCCATCAGCGGAATATCACCGCGTGACTCCACGTTCAGGCGCACCACCGGTTCGGTGTTGGAGGAGCGCAGGTTGAAACGCCAGTCGACGAACGACATGCTGATGCCGTCGGTTCTGTCCACCGCCAGCGCCTCGCGGGCGAAGTGTTGTTCCACCCGCGATAGTGCCGCCGCCGGTTCGTCCAGCGTGCTGTTGATTTCGCCGCTCGCCGGGAATGCCGCCATCCGGTCGCGTACCAGTTCCCCCAGCGACTGTCCCTTCAGACACACCAGTTCCGCCACCAGCAGCCACGGGATCATTCCGCTGTCGCAGTAAGCAAAATCACGGAAATAGTGGTGGGCGCTCATCTCGCCGCCGTAGATGGCGTCTTCGTGGCGCATCCGTTCCTTGATAAAGGCATGGCCGGTTTTCGACATCACTGGCGTGCCGCCTGCAGCCGTCACCACATCCACCGTGTTCCAGGACAGACGCGGGTCGTGAATGATTTTGGCGCCCGGCTGTTTCTCGAGAAACGCTTCCGCCAGCAGGCCGACAATGTAGTAGCCCTCGATAAACTGGCCTTTCTCATTGAACAGGAAGCAGCGGTCGAAATCGCCGTCAAACGCGATGCCCATATCCGCGCCGTGTTCGATCACCGCATTACGGGTGTCGGCGCGGCACTCCGGCAGCAACGGGTTAGGAATGCCGTTCGGGAAGTTGCCGTCCGGGGTGTTGTGCACTTTGATAAATTCCACCGGCACGCCTTGTGCCTTAAAACGCGCTTCAATGGCATCCACCACCGGGCCTGCCGCGCCGTTACCGGAGTTGATCACCAGCTTCAGCGGGGTGAGATTTTTGACGTTGATGTAGCCGAACAGATGATCGATATAGGCGTCACGCAGCGTGATGTGTTTATAGCTTCCGCGCGTCGCGTCGTTCACCGGCGGGAAGTCGTTGGCCTCGGCCAGACGCTGCACGTCGCGCAGACCGGTGTCGCCGCTGATAGGACGCGCGCCTTCGCGCACCAGTTTCATCCCGTTGTAATCCATCGGATTATGGCTGGCGGTCACTTCAATCCCGCCGTCCACGCCGAGGTGAAAGGTGGCAAAATAGATCTCTTCGGTACCCGACAGGCCGATGTCCAGCACGTCAACGCCCGCATCCTGCAACCCTTTCGCCAGCGCCAGCTTCAGCGCCTCACTGGTCAGACGCACGTCGCCGCCCAGCACAATCGTTTTCGGCTTCAGAAATTCGCCGTAAGCGCGACCAATCCGCCACGCAATCTCTTCATTCAGCTCTTCGCCCAGCCTGCCGCGAATATCGTAGGCTTTGAAACAGGTTAATTTCGTCATGTTTTTACCCTTCTTCAGGCAACAGTTGTCCCTGACCCATCTATGGCCAAAAAAATGTTTTTTTATCTTTGTCGGATGGCGCTGCGCTTATCCGACCTACAGAATCACAGGCCCGGTAAGCACAGTTCCGTAGCTTCGTAGGCCGGATAAGCAACGCGCCATCCGGCAGTCTTCGCCTGATGGCGACGCTACGCGCCTTATCAGGCCTACACGCAACAAAACATAGGCCCGGTAAGCGCAGCGCCACCGGGCGCAATAAAGGCGTTAGACCCGGCCGTAGCGATCCTCAAACCGCACCACATCATCCTCTTCGAGGTAAGAACCCGAGCGCACTTCAATCAGATCGAGCGGAATTTTCCCGGGATTTTCCAGACAGTGGGTGGCTCCCAGCGGAATGTAGACAGACTCGTTTTCACCGAGCAATTTGATCTCACCGTCAATGGTGACTTTGGCAGTACCGGCCACCACCACCCAGTGTTCGGCGCGGTGGTGGTGCATCTGTACCGACAGCCCTTCCCCTGGTTTCACGGTGATGCGTTTGACCTGATAGCGGTCACCGGCGTCGATGGAGTCATATTTCCCCCACGGACGGTACACTTCGCGGTGAATATGGTGTTCGTGACGGCCATCGGCTTTGATTTGCTCAACCACTTTTTTCACATCCTGTACCGCATTACGATCGGCGATCAATACAGCGTCTTTGGTCTGCACCACCACCAGGTCTTTCACGCCGACGGTGGTCACCAGTCCCGATTCGGCATAGACGTAGCTGTTTTCGGTTTTATGGCTGATGACGTCGCCGTGATGGACGTTTCCCTCGGCGGTATGAGCGCTGATTTCCCACAGCGAGGACCAGGAGCCAACATCACTCCAGCCCGCATCCATCGGCATCACCACCGCATCCGCCGTGCGCTCCATCACCGCGTAATCGACGGATTCTTCCGGACACGCCAGGAACGATGCCTCATCCACACGGATGAAATCGAGATCCGGATCGACCGCGCTCATCGCGTTTTCACAGGCTTCCAGGATATCGGGACGGTATTTTTTCAGCTCTTCCAGATAGCGTCCGGCGCGGAACAGGAACATCCCGCTGTTCCAGTAATAATCACCGCTGGCGACATAGGCCTGCGCCGTTTCCAGATTTGGTTTTTCCACAAACTGCGCAACGTCAAACGCCACGGCATCGTTTTCACCTGGCGAGACATCGCCGCGACGGATATAGCCGTAGCCCGTTTCCGGCAGATCCGGAACGATACCAAACGTGACCAGCTTTCCGGCTTCGGCGTACGGCATCGCGTGTCGTACCGCGTCACGGAAGGCCTCTTCGTTGGCAATCACGTGGTCTGCCGCCAGCACCAGCATCAGCGGGTCGCAGTCCGGACTGTGCCGTTTTGCCGCCAGCGCTGCTAACGCAATGGCCGGCGCGGTATTGCGTCCCGCCGGTTCGAGAATAATGTTTTCAGTCAGTTTGTTAAGCTGACGCAATTGCTCCGCGACGATAAAACGGTGCTGCTCGTTGCAGATCACGACCGGGCTTTCACACTCCACGCCGTTAAGACGACAAATGGTCGTTTGCAGCATGGTGAGATCGCCTTTCAGGCACAGGAACTGCTTAGGATAAAGAACACGGGAAAGCGGCCATAAGCGGCTACCGGAGCCACCGGCCATTACAACCGGATAGAGTGTTGTCTGACTCATAATTAATCCCCGAATCCCCTTCATTCTTCACGTTGCAGGTGCGTTGTCTTTCCTCGTTCACCCCAGTCACTTACTTATGTAAGCTCCTGGGGATTCACTGCGTCGCCGCCTTCCTGCAACTCGAATTATTTTGGGGAAATATCATTCATAAATTGGCGTAGCACATTCTCTTTATCGAGCGTGCGTTCGGCATATTCACGTGCCACCGTGTTGTTTTTTGGCATGGCGAGCGCCATGGTTACCCCTGCCACCAGCGCATCGACCGATTCCGGCTCAACGCACACCGCGATGCCGGCGTAGCGGTCGCAAAGCTGACCGAGTTCCGTCTCCGGTTCTGCGGTAATCACCGCATTGCCACCCACCGCCAGAATATTGGTCAGTTTGGAGGGCAGAACGGCATCCGCCGCCCCGCGTTTTTGCACCACCAGATGGCAATCGCCCATCTTCAATAGCGCAGGCAGCGCCTCGTACGGCTGCAGCGGGAAAAACAGAACGTTGTGCAGACCGCGCTCGCGGGCCATTTTCTCCAGACGCGCTTTGCCGCCGCCCTGCCCGACGATGGCGAAAATCAGCGGCTGCTCACGCAGTTGTTCCGCCGCCGCAATCACGTTTTCCAGCCCCTGCTTCTCGCCGATATTGCCGGAGTAAAGAATGATTTTTTTGTCATCCGGCAAACCGAGCTGTTGGCGGAGGCTGATAACCTCATCATCGTTAACGTTCTGAAAACGGGCGACTTCTGACCAGTTAGGGAAGAAGATCACTTTTTCTGCCGCCACCCCTTTCGCCTGGGCTTTATTCATCATTGAGCGGGAGATGGTGGAGACATTGTCGACGTTATGCAGACCGCTGCGCTCGAAAGCGGTCGCCAGTTGCGCCACTTTGCCGGTTTTACCGTTGCCCGCCAGACCGAGGCCCAGCATCGCATCGACTTCATAGTCCTGAATGTGCAGCAACGTGCGGGCGCCAGAGAGTTTCGCCAGCAGACGCATTCCCGGCGAGCAAAACAGCGTAGGCACCACGCCGATAATGCGATCCGGCTTCCAGCGACGCTGCGCCATCAGCGGGAAAAAGCTGCTGAGGGCAAAGCTGCCCAGATGCAGTAACCGTTTCAGTGTTGACGGCTGCTTTGGCACATACAGCGGGCAGCGCCAGACGGTGGCGTCACCCTCTTCCCGGCGATAGCGCCAGGCTGAATAACGCTCGCCCACTTTCCACTGCGGGTAATACGGCGGCGCGGTGATAACCCGCACGTCATGGCCTTCACGCGCCATCCACTCCACCATTTCACCGGTGTATTTACCGATGCCGGTTAACTCCGGTGAGTAGTTGATGCCATAAACGAGGATCCTCATAATCCCGGCGCCTTAGCCTGACATTCCGGCAAAAAATACGCCCGACTGTTATCGTGGACGTTGTTGCTCGCCAGCAACGCCTCGGGCGTCAGCCAGCGGTAAGCGTCGTGCTGCGCGTCAGGCAGAGCCAAATCGCGCGTCTGCACCCGCAGACGGAAACCGAGCACGATGTAATGCGTTGAGAAGTCTTCACCGGAAAAGTTGTCGTCATAGAAATGCTGCCAGACGCCATAAAATTCCCCGGCGGATAGCGGCAAACGTTGCCCCAGTTCGGCTTCGGTCAGGCGTTCGAAGGCCGCGCTCAGCGGCTCATCTTTTTGCACCCGGCCGCCGGGCACGAACCAAAAGCCCTGCGCGGGTCGGTTCAGTCGTTTACCCAGCAGAAATTCCCCCTGCGCGTTTTCCACGATCAAATCGATGGAGACAAGCGGCGTGGAACGCACAACGGTGGCAAAATCTTCCTGACGTAAAAACATGTTTACCCCCGGAACCGATGCTGATTCTCAAGGAACCACTGGTATGTGCTGGCAAGGCCAGCGTCCAGTGAGATCTCGTGATACCAGCCCAACTGATGCAAACGGGTCACATCCAGCAGTTTTCGCGGCGTACCGTCCGGCTTCGTGGCGTCAAACACCACGCGGCCTTTGTAGCCCACAACCTGAGCGACGGTCTGCGCCAGTTCGCGAATGGTGCAATCCACGCCCGTACCGACGTTAATGTGCGACAACATCGGCTGGGTGTTCTCCTGCCAGACTTCGCGGTCCAGTTCCATCACGTGGATGCTGGCGGCGGCCATATCATCAACGTGCAGGAACTCACGCATCGGCGTCCCGCTTCCCCACACCACCACGTCCGGCGTACTCTGCACGGTCGCGTCGTGGAAACGACGCAGCAGCGCCGGGATCACGTGCGAATTGCTCGGATGGAAGTTGTCATGCGGACCATACAGGTTGGTCGGCATCACGGAACGATAGTCGCGCCCGTACTGGCGGTTGTATGACTCGCACAATTTGATGCCGGCAATCTTGGCAATGGCGTACGGCTCGTTGGTTGGTTCCAGCGTGCCCTGCAGCAGTTCACTCTCCGCCATCGGCTGTTTTGCCAGTTTGGGATAGATACAGGATGAACCAAGGAACAGCAGCTTATTCACGTTGTGCAGATGCGCGGCGTGAATGATGTTGCTTTCCATCATCATGTTCTCAAAGATGAAATCTGCCGGATACGTGTTATTCGCGACAATGCCGCCTACCTTCGCCGCCGCCAGATAAACCTGATCGATCCGCTCAGTGGCAAAGAAATCCAGCACCGCTTTGCTGTCCAGCAGGTTCAGCTCATCGCGCGTACGCAGCACCAGTTCCACATCGCCGCGCTGTTCAAGCTGTCGGGCAATCGCGGAACCCACCATTCCGCGATGACCGGCAATAAAGATACGTTGTTTGCTCATTCTCAGGACTCCAGCGCGATGGCGACCTCGTAGCCGTGAGATTTCAGCAGGGAGTGTTTCTTCGCCGCTTCCAGGTCTTTGGCGACCATCTCGGAGACCATCTCCTGCAACGTAATTTCCGGTTTCCAGCCCAGCTTCTCATGCGCTTTGGTCGGGTCGCCCAGCAGGGTTTCCACTTCCGCCGGACGGAAGTAGCGCGGATCAACGGCCACCATCACATCACCCGGTTTCACGCCTGGCGCGTCATGACCGGTGACAGAAACCACAATCCCTTTCTCTTCCACGCCTTCGCCTTCAAAGCGCAGTTTGATCCCCAGTTGAGCCGCCGCCATTTCGACGAACTGACGCACGGAGTACTGCACGCCGGTGGCGATCACAAAGTCTTCCGGCTGTTCCTGTTGCAGCATCATCCACTGCATTTTGACGTAGTCTTTCGCATGGCCCCAGTCACGCAGGGAATCCATGTTGCCGAGGTACAGGCAGGACTCCAGACCCTGAGCGATGTTGGCAATCGCGCGGGTGATTTTACGGGTGACGAAGGTTTCGCCACGACGCGGCGATTCGTGGTTAAACAGAATGCCGTTACAGGCATAGATACCATAGGATTCACGGTAGTTGACGGTGATCCAGTAGGCATACAGTTTGGCGACCGCATACGGCGAGCGTGGGTAGAACGGTGTGGTCTCTTTTTGCGGGATTTCCTGCACCAGACCGTACAGCTCAGAGGTCGATGCCTGATAGAAACGGGTTTTCTTTTCCAGACCAAGGAAGCGGATGGCTTCCAGCAGGCGCAGCGTTCCCATCGCATCAACATCGGCGGTGTATTCCGGCGATTCGAAGGAGACCGCCACGTGGCTCATGGCGCCCAGGTTGTAGACCTCATCCGGCTGCACTTCCTGCAGGATGCGCGTCAGGTTTGAGGAGTCCGTCAGGTCACCGTAGTGCAGATGGAATTTCGGGTTGCTCGCATGAGGATCCTGATAGATGTGATCCACGCGCTCGGTGTTAAATGAAGACGCACGACGCTTAATACCGTGAACTTCATAACCTTTTTCCAGCAGAAGTTCTGCCAGGTAAGAACCATCCTGCCCGGTTACACCGGTAATGAGAGCGACTTTAGACATTTTATTACCTCTTTATTATCCCCTAACCCGTTCGGGTTGTAGCAAGGCGGCGACGCAGCTTGTCCAGACGCTTACTGAAGTAAGTGACTGAGTAAGCGAGGAAAGCCAACACCGCTACAGCCCGAGACATGACGGGGAAACGGATTACTTTTCAACGCGTTCGCGTATCACAACTGCGGGATTACCACGGCAAACCGTGTTTGCCGGTAGCGATTTAAAAACACTGCTGCGCGCACCGACGACAGTGCCATCGCCTATCGTTACGCCTGGCGCCACGAACACATCCGTTGCCAGCCAGCATTTATCACCAATCACAATCGGGATGGCGTTAATATCAAAATGCGCACTGGTATGATCGTGACTGCCGGTACACAAATAACTTTTCTGCGAAACCACCGCATGGGCACCAATCGTAATATCGCCGAGCGTATATAAATTGACGTCATCCCCCACCCAGGCATAATCGCCAATGGTTAATTTCCATGGATAGGTAATTTTTACCGACGGTCGAATCACTACGTTTTTTCCTATTTTTGCGCCAAACAGACGGAGCAAAAAAGCGCGCCAGCGATACAACACCTGCGGCGACCAGGAAAATAATGTTGCCTGTATCGCCCACCACAATTGCACTTTAATGACATTTCCGCCGCGAAATCCTTTCGGTACGGAGAAACCTCGTAAGTCCTGCATCATTAATCCTTATATTTCAGACTTTGTTATATAAGGCTTTCGTTTTACCCGTTGTACGTAAGCGTAATAGCTTCGATAATTCAGCCCAAAAACCCGGCACGCGTAATATCTGACGCTGCACTTTTTTGGCGTCTTCGCATAATTCCAGATTATTCGTCGTTGACACGCCACCCATTGAAAATTCAGACACCAGACCGTCCAGTTTTTTAAAGTCATAGCCTTCTTTATACAATCTGGCGGCCAGCGCATAATCGGATGACACTTTATATTGCAGGTCGTAGTGCCAGATTTTTAGTCCCGCCAGTGGGAAAAAGATGGCCTGATGGCTTGCCGGCAGACTGTGGTAGATATACCAGCCGGGTTTCGCGCTACGTTTTGTTTTATGGCCATCGCCAAAATCGAGCAGCGCATCACCGGTAATCATCACGTCATCTTTTTGTGTCTGTAACTGACGCACAACGTGGGCGACATCTGGATGGAAAATATCGCCGGAGTTGAGAAACAGCGCGAACTTGCCACGCGCCATTTCAATGCCCTTGTTCATCGCATCATAGATGCCGTTGTCCGGCTCACTGACAAAGCGTAACTGATAGTTACCGCAGAGGTTTTCCAGAAATTCTTGCGTACCGTCATTTGAGCCGCCATCCACCACGATCCACTCAAAGCTGATGTCGTTCGCCTTTGCCAGATGCGCCAGAGACGCATGGGTTTTGGCGATGCCGTCCAGATTGCGAAACGCGACGGTGATAATACTGAGCAGCATAGGATTAGCCTCATCATACTTTTGTAATATTCAGCGCCTTGCGCAAAATAAACGGACACACAATTAAAAATGCATATTCCGGGCTAAATATCGAGCCGGTAAAAAACAGTGACACCGGTGTAAAAAGATAAAGTTGCACCCGAAAATTCCGATTATCGCCAAATGCGTTTAACGTCATTTTTAAGATTTTCCACATGTACCACAGCGTCATTAACACGGCGAACCAGGAAAAATAAATAATCAGCAGATACAAACCATTGTCTATTGTTTTCCCGACATCTGCACCGTTAAAGATTCCGAATGATGCGACATATTCATAAAGTGAGCCAAATCTGACTACGCCATCAATATGGGTTAAAGAATAACCGACCATCACTAACGGACCGACAATGCGATAATAAGAAGACGACCCTTCCGTACCTAAATCACCCAGACGCGTGGAGATATAGGGAAATGCGAATATCACCCCTACTAAAAACACGGCTAATGAGATTATCGCCAGCGGTAGTTTTTTCTTTATCGCATCCTTATTCAGATACTGAAACGCCCATTCCAGCAGGTAAAACAGGATAAATGTCATTACCCCTGAAAACGATCCTGATAATATTATCCCTGCCAGAATCATAGCATCGGTTTTAGGCGTTTTGATACCAAACTGTTTGATGCTGAGCCAAATTGAGATTAACGCCAGAGCAAAAAATGCCGGTTCGAAATAGAGCGCGGTGGTTCGCTTGCCGCCAAATTTAATAAAGTTCAGTACATAGCTATTACTGTAAATAAGATACTTCGAAATTCCTTCCATCAGGCTGCTGCCACCGGTCAGGATAATTTGCGCCATTTCCGCCGCCGCCAGCATCACCACCAGCGCCACCACCAGATAGAAAAAGCGCAAGATCTTACGGTAGTTATGCGGTGAAATGGTTTTGAAGCGAATGCTCCAGACCATGCCGATAATGATCACGATATAGACAAACAGCATCGTCGAGGTGACGTACTTGC comes from the Citrobacter amalonaticus genome and includes:
- the fcl gene encoding GDP-L-fucose synthase; protein product: MSKQRIFIAGHRGMVGSAIARQLEQRGDVELVLRTRDELNLLDSKAVLDFFATERIDQVYLAAAKVGGIVANNTYPADFIFENMMMESNIIHAAHLHNVNKLLFLGSSCIYPKLAKQPMAESELLQGTLEPTNEPYAIAKIAGIKLCESYNRQYGRDYRSVMPTNLYGPHDNFHPSNSHVIPALLRRFHDATVQSTPDVVVWGSGTPMREFLHVDDMAAASIHVMELDREVWQENTQPMLSHINVGTGVDCTIRELAQTVAQVVGYKGRVVFDATKPDGTPRKLLDVTRLHQLGWYHEISLDAGLASTYQWFLENQHRFRG
- the gmd gene encoding GDP-mannose 4,6-dehydratase, with amino-acid sequence MSKVALITGVTGQDGSYLAELLLEKGYEVHGIKRRASSFNTERVDHIYQDPHASNPKFHLHYGDLTDSSNLTRILQEVQPDEVYNLGAMSHVAVSFESPEYTADVDAMGTLRLLEAIRFLGLEKKTRFYQASTSELYGLVQEIPQKETTPFYPRSPYAVAKLYAYWITVNYRESYGIYACNGILFNHESPRRGETFVTRKITRAIANIAQGLESCLYLGNMDSLRDWGHAKDYVKMQWMMLQQEQPEDFVIATGVQYSVRQFVEMAAAQLGIKLRFEGEGVEEKGIVVSVTGHDAPGVKPGDVMVAVDPRYFRPAEVETLLGDPTKAHEKLGWKPEITLQEMVSEMVAKDLEAAKKHSLLKSHGYEVAIALES
- the wcaF gene encoding colanic acid biosynthesis acetyltransferase WcaF, giving the protein MQDLRGFSVPKGFRGGNVIKVQLWWAIQATLFSWSPQVLYRWRAFLLRLFGAKIGKNVVIRPSVKITYPWKLTIGDYAWVGDDVNLYTLGDITIGAHAVVSQKSYLCTGSHDHTSAHFDINAIPIVIGDKCWLATDVFVAPGVTIGDGTVVGARSSVFKSLPANTVCRGNPAVVIRERVEK
- the wcaE gene encoding colanic acid biosynthesis glycosyltransferase WcaE, whose translation is MLLSIITVAFRNLDGIAKTHASLAHLAKANDISFEWIVVDGGSNDGTQEFLENLCGNYQLRFVSEPDNGIYDAMNKGIEMARGKFALFLNSGDIFHPDVAHVVRQLQTQKDDVMITGDALLDFGDGHKTKRSAKPGWYIYHSLPASHQAIFFPLAGLKIWHYDLQYKVSSDYALAARLYKEGYDFKKLDGLVSEFSMGGVSTTNNLELCEDAKKVQRQILRVPGFWAELSKLLRLRTTGKTKALYNKV
- the wcaD gene encoding colanic acid polymerase WcaD, giving the protein MSRSIRICSYLLLPLIYLLVNVKIAQLGESFPITIVTFLPVLLLLFVERISIKKLMIALGIGAGLTAFNYLFGQSLDASKYVTSTMLFVYIVIIIGMVWSIRFKTISPHNYRKILRFFYLVVALVVMLAAAEMAQIILTGGSSLMEGISKYLIYSNSYVLNFIKFGGKRTTALYFEPAFFALALISIWLSIKQFGIKTPKTDAMILAGIILSGSFSGVMTFILFYLLEWAFQYLNKDAIKKKLPLAIISLAVFLVGVIFAFPYISTRLGDLGTEGSSSYYRIVGPLVMVGYSLTHIDGVVRFGSLYEYVASFGIFNGADVGKTIDNGLYLLIIYFSWFAVLMTLWYMWKILKMTLNAFGDNRNFRVQLYLFTPVSLFFTGSIFSPEYAFLIVCPFILRKALNITKV